One region of Chryseobacterium sp. C-71 genomic DNA includes:
- a CDS encoding YceI family protein: MHRKLFSLAVPAIFAAVVFVSCQKEKPVTSEGTEVTTTKDGNQYVLDTLNSRVEWKGYKVFKSENTSHFGTITFESGDVTVKDGKLESGKFVADMNSLTSVDLKDDAEQLGKLNGHLKSGDFFETEKFPTSSYEITKVTPSAEGDYNTILDGNLTIKGISKPVQFKANVSINEGVVSIATEPKDIMREEFGVKFQSPAENGVIKDEVSLQINVKALEKK, encoded by the coding sequence ATGCATAGAAAATTATTCTCCCTGGCAGTTCCCGCAATTTTTGCTGCAGTCGTTTTTGTTTCATGTCAGAAGGAAAAACCTGTGACAAGTGAAGGAACCGAAGTTACTACAACAAAAGATGGTAATCAATATGTGCTGGATACTTTGAATAGTAGAGTAGAGTGGAAGGGTTATAAAGTTTTTAAATCTGAAAATACCAGCCATTTCGGAACGATTACTTTCGAAAGTGGTGACGTTACGGTAAAAGATGGAAAGCTTGAAAGCGGAAAATTCGTAGCAGATATGAATTCTCTCACATCTGTTGATTTAAAAGACGATGCAGAGCAATTAGGTAAATTAAATGGTCATTTAAAGAGCGGAGATTTTTTCGAAACAGAAAAATTCCCAACATCTTCTTATGAAATTACAAAGGTAACTCCGTCTGCAGAAGGTGATTACAATACGATTTTAGATGGTAATTTAACCATAAAAGGTATTTCAAAACCTGTTCAGTTTAAAGCAAATGTTTCGATAAACGAAGGTGTTGTAAGCATTGCGACAGAGCCGAAAGATATTATGAGAGAAGAATTTGGGGTGAAATTTCAAAGTCCTGCTGAGAATGGCGTGATTAAAGATGAGGTAAGCCTTCAGATTAATGTGAAAGCGCTGGAAAAGAAATAA
- a CDS encoding phenylalanine--tRNA ligase subunit alpha — MTEKIEELLIEVNGFSATSKDEIENFRIKYNGKKGVLNDFYESLKTVPNDQKKDFGQKINSLKQAVAAKLEDFKASSESSIIVEKEDLTRPAFPLELGSRHPINIVKNRIIDIFKSIGFAVADGPEIEDDWHNFTALNLPEYHPARDMQDTFFIEQNPDILLRTHTSSVQIRYMEENQPPIRILSPGRVFRNEAVSSRSHCIFHQIEGLYIDEKVSFADLKQTIQFFTTELFGKSKIRMRPSYFPFTEPSAEIDVYWGLNSETDYRITKGTGWLEIMGCGMVDPAVLKNVNIDSEKYSGYAFGMGIERITMLLYQMSDIRMFFENDIRTLEQFKSL, encoded by the coding sequence ATGACAGAAAAGATAGAAGAATTACTAATCGAAGTAAACGGCTTCAGCGCAACATCCAAAGATGAGATTGAGAACTTCAGAATTAAGTATAATGGTAAAAAAGGAGTCTTAAATGATTTTTACGAATCATTAAAGACTGTTCCGAATGACCAGAAAAAAGATTTTGGACAAAAAATCAATTCTTTGAAACAAGCTGTGGCTGCCAAGTTGGAAGATTTTAAAGCATCTTCTGAGTCTTCTATAATTGTTGAAAAAGAAGACCTTACAAGACCTGCTTTTCCTTTAGAACTGGGTTCGAGACATCCGATTAATATCGTGAAGAACAGAATTATCGATATTTTTAAATCGATCGGTTTTGCTGTAGCAGACGGACCGGAAATTGAAGATGACTGGCATAACTTCACTGCATTAAACTTACCGGAATATCATCCGGCGAGAGATATGCAGGATACTTTTTTCATTGAGCAAAATCCTGATATTTTGTTAAGAACGCATACTTCTTCGGTTCAGATTCGTTACATGGAAGAAAATCAGCCACCGATCAGAATTTTATCTCCGGGAAGAGTGTTTAGAAATGAAGCTGTTTCTTCACGTTCGCATTGTATTTTCCATCAGATTGAAGGTTTGTATATTGATGAGAAAGTGAGTTTTGCAGATTTAAAACAAACGATTCAGTTTTTCACGACAGAACTTTTCGGAAAATCAAAAATCAGAATGAGGCCTTCATATTTTCCTTTTACTGAGCCTAGTGCAGAGATTGATGTGTATTGGGGATTAAACTCTGAAACAGATTACAGAATCACAAAAGGAACAGGATGGCTGGAAATTATGGGTTGCGGAATGGTAGACCCTGCCGTTTTGAAGAACGTCAATATAGATTCTGAAAAATATTCAGGCTATGCTTTCGGAATGGGGATTGAAAGAATTACCATGCTTCTTTATCAAATGAGCGACATCAGGATGTTCTTCGAAAACGATATAAGAACACTAGAACAATTTAAGTCATTATAA
- a CDS encoding ATP-binding protein yields the protein MTFIEKQIKEVHQLENLTDDSRKELNNAQNFFQQYVITQDDEYLKSYFNSVNKLTKNIDSINHFKYQNPRLESILASRQKEAGETRNLKKLVDSTYEFSTSSAVRIPDELPKLTKYKFDYDFDKFEVQTKKYSDTVKKKGLFGRLGDAISGKENVRKDSVVVTVKGGKVLDVPTVKNEFDSIVNSINNHYIKEVQRIHVKVNKNKNSSKIESNKFFTTFNSLLIYSNELMNIYEFAVRDSKTELEKEYALQNSNSNKIRKNLVIGLMVLMFIVSILIMYFTRIAFIYERRLNAANVQIKENLNFKNRILGMLSHELRSPLKIIGIFINRINKKTTDQSIKEYLKSISFTNNTLLMQANQILEYTKNQHVENKLIPVVFNLKNEITSILTSIEPYIETRNNRFIVQENIDSNIVVFSDNTKINQVFMNILGNANKFTENGQISVDTSAEKTDENTVALTTKISDTGAGISKSDLEKIFEPYYQGVLSNEVENLGAGLGLSLCKEIVELYGGNISVTSEQNEGTTVSFVVNLKLNQ from the coding sequence TTGACTTTCATTGAGAAACAAATCAAAGAAGTTCACCAGCTTGAGAATCTTACCGATGATTCTAGAAAAGAACTGAACAATGCACAAAATTTTTTCCAACAATATGTGATTACTCAGGATGATGAGTATTTGAAATCTTATTTTAATTCTGTTAATAAATTAACCAAAAATATTGACAGCATTAATCATTTTAAATATCAGAATCCACGATTGGAAAGCATTTTGGCATCCCGTCAAAAAGAAGCTGGTGAAACGAGAAATTTGAAAAAGCTGGTAGATTCTACCTATGAATTTTCTACCAGTTCTGCGGTAAGAATTCCAGATGAGCTTCCTAAACTTACAAAATATAAATTTGATTATGACTTCGATAAATTTGAAGTACAAACAAAAAAATACTCAGATACCGTCAAAAAGAAAGGTCTTTTTGGCCGTCTGGGAGATGCTATTTCTGGAAAAGAAAATGTACGAAAAGATAGTGTGGTGGTAACAGTGAAAGGCGGAAAGGTTTTAGATGTTCCTACTGTTAAAAATGAGTTTGATAGCATTGTAAACTCTATCAATAATCACTATATAAAAGAAGTTCAGAGGATACACGTGAAAGTCAACAAGAACAAAAATAGCAGTAAAATTGAAAGCAATAAATTCTTTACAACTTTCAACTCCTTGTTAATCTACAGCAATGAGTTGATGAATATCTATGAATTTGCGGTACGGGATTCTAAAACAGAGCTTGAGAAAGAATATGCTCTTCAAAACTCAAACAGCAACAAGATTAGAAAAAATCTTGTGATAGGGCTGATGGTTTTAATGTTTATTGTTTCTATTTTGATCATGTACTTTACACGAATTGCTTTCATTTACGAAAGAAGGCTTAATGCGGCTAATGTTCAAATTAAAGAAAATCTCAATTTTAAAAACAGAATTCTAGGAATGCTCAGTCATGAATTGAGATCTCCTTTGAAAATTATTGGAATTTTCATCAACAGAATTAATAAAAAAACAACCGACCAAAGCATTAAAGAATATTTAAAGTCAATAAGCTTTACCAATAATACTTTACTCATGCAGGCCAATCAAATTTTGGAGTATACAAAAAATCAGCACGTTGAAAATAAACTGATTCCAGTAGTTTTTAATCTTAAAAATGAAATTACATCTATCTTAACTTCGATTGAACCCTATATAGAAACCAGAAACAACAGATTTATTGTTCAGGAAAATATTGATTCGAATATTGTCGTTTTTTCTGATAATACGAAAATCAATCAGGTTTTTATGAATATTCTGGGTAATGCTAATAAGTTTACAGAGAACGGGCAAATCAGTGTTGATACTTCCGCAGAAAAAACAGATGAAAATACCGTGGCTTTAACCACTAAAATAAGTGACACTGGTGCAGGAATTTCAAAATCTGATTTAGAAAAAATATTTGAACCTTATTATCAAGGTGTATTGTCTAATGAGGTAGAAAATCTCGGAGCTGGTTTGGGACTGAGTTTGTGTAAGGAAATTGTAGAATTGTATGGTGGAAATATTTCTGTAACCAGCGAGCAAAACGAAGGAACGACGGTGTCTTTTGTTGTTAATTTAAAACTGAATCAATGA
- a CDS encoding response regulator transcription factor yields MSQSDQKPITFLLADDHSLIRQGLLFVIEDISPGSKIFQASNLQQALESVKTHEIDIAIIDAHFPDGNSLTILPEIKKIRPEIKILIFTGIEESTQSLKYINAGANGFLSKMSEEDEIENALQKMLQYGEYISPLTQSLLLNSLRNPKGANPLSRLTEREFQIAELYAEGFGNLEIANKLDVKQNTISTIKKRMFEKLEIENIVELIELIKNN; encoded by the coding sequence ATGAGTCAATCAGATCAAAAGCCAATTACTTTTTTGCTTGCAGACGATCATAGCCTGATTAGGCAGGGACTTCTGTTTGTGATAGAAGATATTTCACCAGGCAGCAAGATTTTTCAGGCATCTAATCTTCAGCAGGCTTTGGAATCGGTAAAAACTCATGAAATTGATATCGCAATCATCGATGCTCATTTTCCTGACGGAAACAGCCTTACGATTTTACCAGAGATAAAAAAGATAAGACCAGAAATTAAAATTCTGATTTTTACAGGAATTGAGGAAAGCACGCAGTCATTAAAATACATTAATGCTGGTGCTAATGGGTTTCTTAGCAAAATGAGTGAAGAGGATGAGATAGAAAATGCGTTGCAAAAAATGCTACAGTACGGGGAGTATATTTCTCCGCTAACGCAAAGTTTATTGTTGAATTCTTTGCGTAATCCAAAAGGAGCAAACCCATTGTCACGTTTGACGGAAAGAGAATTCCAGATTGCAGAATTGTACGCCGAAGGTTTTGGGAATCTTGAAATTGCCAATAAATTAGATGTAAAACAAAATACCATCAGCACCATCAAAAAAAGAATGTTTGAAAAGCTGGAAATTGAAAATATTGTTGAGCTTATTGAATTGATCAAAAATAATTGA
- a CDS encoding DUF3108 domain-containing protein yields MKKFFNIIAIFAFFFSYSQITNIANGESITLRIHYGFLNAGSANLSARTANFQGAQHLYVRGTGQTTGAVKAFFKVEDVYESYINMATELPTYYVRNVKEGSYSQHLQTVFNHDNQTLLLTDKKNPANGVKTIKSVKGVQDMLSCFYFLRSKTPAELKTGTIFNMNVWIDDEMFPFQLKVVGTENLKTKFGTINALKIIPSVKSGRVFKEKEGVTMWVSNDNNHIPLLLKAELAVGSLKASIDDYKNVKYPLKFSK; encoded by the coding sequence ATGAAGAAATTTTTTAATATTATAGCAATATTTGCTTTCTTTTTCAGCTATTCTCAAATCACTAATATTGCGAATGGCGAATCGATTACATTGCGAATTCATTATGGATTTTTAAATGCAGGAAGTGCTAATTTGTCTGCACGCACTGCCAATTTTCAGGGAGCACAACATCTCTATGTGAGAGGAACCGGACAAACCACAGGTGCTGTAAAAGCTTTCTTTAAAGTGGAAGACGTGTATGAGAGCTATATCAACATGGCAACTGAACTTCCTACTTACTATGTAAGAAATGTGAAAGAAGGTAGTTATTCTCAGCATTTGCAGACTGTTTTTAATCACGATAATCAAACGTTGCTATTAACAGATAAGAAAAATCCTGCTAATGGAGTAAAAACCATAAAATCAGTGAAAGGCGTACAAGATATGCTTTCATGTTTTTATTTTTTGAGAAGTAAAACTCCCGCAGAGTTAAAAACCGGAACTATTTTTAATATGAACGTGTGGATTGATGATGAAATGTTTCCGTTTCAGCTAAAAGTAGTCGGCACAGAAAACTTAAAGACAAAATTCGGAACAATCAATGCGCTGAAAATCATTCCGTCTGTAAAAAGCGGAAGAGTTTTTAAAGAAAAAGAAGGCGTGACGATGTGGGTTTCTAACGATAACAATCATATTCCTTTACTCCTGAAAGCGGAATTGGCGGTGGGATCGTTAAAAGCGAGTATTGATGATTACAAGAACGTGAAATATCCTCTGAAGTTTTCTAAGTAA
- a CDS encoding NAD(P)/FAD-dependent oxidoreductase: MITTDILIIGAGPTGLFAVFEAGLLKMKCHIIDALPQPGGQLAELYPKKPIFDIPGYPSVNAGELVDNLMEQIKQFQPGFTLGETAVSYTKVDEEWFEVVTNKGTIHRCKAIAIAGGLGTFEPRKPTMDNVADYEEKGLEYFVKEPEHFRNKKVVIAGGGDSALDWSVFLSNVASEVTLIHRRNEFRGALDSVEKVQDLKNQGEIKLITPAEVTAIKGDGKVEAITVVRDGEEAFDIETDYFIPLFGLTPKLGEIAQWGLNIEKNAIVVNNALDYQTNIEGIYAIGDINTYPGKLKLILCGFHEATLMCQSVYNRLNPGKKFVLKYTTVSGVDGFDGSRKEAEKAVVKKID; the protein is encoded by the coding sequence ATGATTACTACAGATATATTAATTATCGGAGCGGGACCAACCGGACTTTTTGCTGTATTTGAAGCTGGTTTGCTTAAAATGAAATGTCACATTATCGATGCACTTCCTCAGCCGGGAGGGCAATTGGCAGAGTTGTATCCTAAGAAACCGATTTTTGATATTCCTGGTTATCCGTCTGTAAATGCAGGTGAATTGGTAGATAATTTAATGGAACAAATAAAGCAATTTCAACCTGGGTTTACTTTGGGAGAAACTGCTGTTTCTTATACTAAGGTTGATGAAGAGTGGTTTGAAGTTGTAACCAACAAAGGAACTATTCACAGATGTAAAGCTATCGCAATTGCTGGAGGTTTAGGAACTTTCGAACCAAGAAAACCAACGATGGATAATGTGGCTGACTATGAAGAAAAAGGTTTGGAATATTTCGTAAAAGAACCTGAACATTTCAGAAATAAAAAAGTAGTGATCGCAGGAGGTGGAGATTCTGCCTTAGACTGGAGCGTTTTCTTGTCAAATGTTGCAAGTGAAGTGACGTTGATTCACAGAAGAAATGAGTTCCGTGGAGCTTTAGATTCTGTAGAGAAAGTTCAGGATTTAAAGAATCAAGGTGAAATTAAATTAATTACTCCAGCTGAGGTTACTGCCATCAAAGGTGACGGAAAAGTAGAAGCCATCACTGTTGTAAGAGATGGCGAAGAAGCTTTTGACATCGAAACAGATTATTTCATTCCACTTTTTGGGTTGACACCAAAGTTGGGAGAAATTGCTCAGTGGGGTTTGAATATCGAGAAAAATGCCATCGTAGTCAACAATGCTTTAGATTACCAAACCAACATCGAAGGAATTTACGCAATTGGCGACATCAACACCTATCCGGGAAAATTAAAGTTGATTCTTTGTGGTTTCCACGAGGCAACTTTAATGTGCCAGAGCGTTTATAACAGATTAAATCCGGGTAAAAAATTCGTCTTGAAATATACAACGGTAAGTGGAGTAGATGGGTTTGACGGTAGCCGTAAAGAAGCTGAGAAAGCGGTTGTGAAGAAAATAGATTAA
- a CDS encoding ferredoxin translates to MSDINIRITDREGLTHDIVAPTDMSMNLMEIIRSYELAEEGTIGVCGGMAMCASCQVYVIKDPGLEPMGDEEDAMLGEAFHVEPNSRLGCQLHIADAMEGLEVEIAPYP, encoded by the coding sequence ATGAGCGATATAAATATAAGAATCACAGACAGGGAAGGATTAACTCACGATATTGTAGCTCCTACCGATATGTCGATGAATTTAATGGAAATCATCCGTTCTTACGAATTGGCGGAAGAAGGAACCATTGGAGTTTGTGGCGGAATGGCGATGTGTGCTTCCTGTCAGGTTTATGTAATTAAAGATCCCGGACTTGAGCCAATGGGCGACGAAGAAGATGCGATGCTTGGTGAAGCATTCCATGTAGAGCCAAACAGCAGATTGGGTTGCCAGCTTCACATTGCAGATGCGATGGAAGGTCTTGAAGTGGAGATTGCTCCTTATCCTTAA
- a CDS encoding TIGR00730 family Rossman fold protein has protein sequence MKSITVFCGSSFGSDEKYKEQATLLGQTLAQQNIQLIYGGANVGLMGAVADGVLSKGGKAIGVLPHFLQSKEIAHNNLTELILVESMHERKTKMNDLCNGVIALPGGFGTLEELFEMITWAQLGLHRKPIAVLNIDGFYDDLIKLVQTMVAKGFLKQINQEMLLVSDNIDELLEKMKNYQAPTVGKWISKEDV, from the coding sequence ATGAAAAGTATTACCGTATTCTGCGGATCGAGTTTCGGTTCAGATGAAAAATATAAAGAGCAGGCAACTTTGCTCGGACAGACTTTAGCACAACAAAACATTCAACTGATTTATGGTGGTGCCAATGTCGGATTGATGGGCGCAGTCGCTGACGGCGTTTTATCTAAAGGCGGAAAGGCCATCGGTGTTCTTCCCCACTTTTTGCAGTCAAAAGAAATTGCGCACAACAATCTAACCGAGTTGATTTTGGTAGAAAGTATGCACGAAAGAAAAACCAAAATGAATGACCTATGTAATGGCGTTATTGCACTTCCCGGAGGTTTTGGAACTTTGGAAGAATTATTTGAAATGATTACTTGGGCACAGCTCGGGCTTCATAGAAAACCCATTGCCGTTTTGAATATTGACGGATTTTATGATGATTTGATTAAGCTAGTTCAAACTATGGTTGCTAAAGGATTTTTAAAACAGATCAATCAGGAAATGCTTTTAGTAAGTGATAATATTGATGAACTTTTGGAAAAGATGAAAAACTATCAAGCTCCGACGGTTGGGAAATGGATTTCGAAGGAGGATGTTTAG
- a CDS encoding aminoacyl-histidine dipeptidase — MELSNIEPQIIWKNFSKLNAVPRPSKKEEKVIAFIKEFGENLGLETTVDEVGNVIIKKPATPGMENRKSIVMQSHLDMVCQKNNDVNFDFETQGIQMEVDGDWVKAKGTTLGADNGLGVATIMSILESSDIPHPDLEALFTIDEETGMTGALGLKPGQLTGQILLNLDTEEDDEIDIGCAGGIDVTVSQNYSTEASNGQIVRIEIKGLQGGHSGMDIHKGFGNANIILGRILYKALENQNVQLVSIDGGSLRNAIPREAVALISVRNSGEFIENVTEGIKKEILEEFASIEAGLQINIENSTSSDKALSEEDSKKIILVLKSLHNGVYRMSPDVQDLVESSNNVARVELKEGGLKILNLSRSSVDSSKDSVAEQLKSVSELAGMNVEFSGSYPGWKPKPGSEIVQMMEKIYTEKFAEKPHVVACHAGLECGIIGANYPEMEMVSYGPTIRGAHSPDEKANISSTQKFWSFTKDILANIPLK; from the coding sequence ATGGAACTATCAAACATAGAACCGCAGATTATCTGGAAAAATTTTTCCAAATTGAATGCTGTTCCGAGACCGTCAAAAAAAGAAGAAAAAGTAATCGCTTTCATCAAAGAATTTGGTGAAAATTTAGGATTAGAAACCACGGTCGATGAAGTAGGAAATGTCATCATTAAAAAACCAGCCACTCCGGGAATGGAAAACCGTAAATCAATCGTGATGCAATCGCATCTGGATATGGTTTGCCAGAAAAACAACGATGTAAATTTTGATTTTGAAACCCAAGGAATTCAGATGGAAGTTGATGGAGACTGGGTAAAGGCAAAAGGAACGACTTTAGGTGCAGATAATGGTTTAGGAGTTGCAACGATCATGTCGATTCTTGAAAGTTCAGACATTCCGCATCCTGATTTGGAGGCGTTATTTACCATCGATGAAGAAACGGGAATGACAGGTGCTTTAGGTTTAAAACCAGGACAATTGACGGGTCAAATCCTTTTAAATTTAGATACAGAAGAAGATGACGAAATTGACATCGGATGTGCCGGTGGAATTGATGTAACAGTAAGCCAAAATTATTCTACAGAAGCATCTAACGGGCAAATTGTAAGAATTGAAATAAAAGGTTTGCAAGGCGGTCATTCAGGAATGGATATTCACAAAGGCTTCGGAAATGCCAATATCATTTTGGGCAGAATTCTTTACAAAGCTTTGGAAAATCAAAACGTTCAGTTGGTTTCTATCGACGGTGGAAGTTTGAGAAATGCGATCCCGAGAGAGGCTGTTGCTTTGATTTCAGTAAGAAATTCAGGAGAGTTTATTGAGAATGTGACAGAGGGAATTAAAAAAGAAATTTTAGAAGAATTTGCTTCCATCGAAGCCGGACTTCAGATCAATATTGAAAATTCTACAAGTTCTGACAAAGCACTTTCTGAAGAAGATTCAAAGAAAATTATTTTGGTTTTAAAGTCACTTCACAACGGCGTTTACAGAATGAGTCCTGATGTGCAGGATTTGGTGGAATCATCAAACAATGTAGCGAGAGTAGAGTTAAAAGAAGGAGGTTTGAAGATTTTAAATCTTTCAAGATCATCGGTCGATTCGTCTAAAGATTCTGTTGCCGAACAATTGAAGTCAGTGTCAGAATTGGCAGGAATGAATGTAGAATTCAGCGGATCTTATCCTGGCTGGAAACCAAAACCGGGTTCTGAAATCGTTCAGATGATGGAGAAAATCTACACTGAAAAATTTGCAGAAAAACCACACGTTGTCGCTTGTCACGCAGGTTTAGAATGCGGAATCATCGGTGCCAATTATCCTGAAATGGAAATGGTAAGCTATGGACCAACTATCAGAGGAGCACACTCACCTGATGAAAAAGCAAATATTTCTTCAACACAGAAATTCTGGAGCTTTACGAAAGATATTTTAGCGAATATTCCTTTGAAATAA
- the recR gene encoding recombination mediator RecR: protein MDYPSKVLAKAVEEISGLPGIGKKTALRLALHLLKQPNSRATSLGTSIINLVNEIKYCKECHNFSDFDICEICSNEKRSDELICIVEDVRDVIAIENTGKYRGKYLILGGKISPMEGVGPHQLNIPSIEKKLQKGQAKEFIFALSATMEGDTTAYYIYKKFKNSGIQFSSIARGISVGDELEYADEISLGRSIINRLPYNEKD from the coding sequence ATGGATTATCCAAGTAAAGTATTGGCAAAAGCGGTTGAGGAAATTTCCGGACTTCCGGGTATTGGGAAGAAAACCGCCTTGCGTCTTGCGCTTCATTTGCTTAAACAACCTAATTCCAGAGCGACAAGTTTGGGAACTTCAATCATCAATTTGGTGAATGAAATTAAATACTGCAAAGAATGTCACAACTTTTCAGATTTTGATATTTGCGAAATCTGCAGCAATGAAAAACGCAGTGACGAGCTGATTTGTATTGTAGAAGATGTACGTGATGTCATCGCTATAGAAAATACCGGAAAGTATAGAGGGAAATACCTGATTCTTGGCGGAAAAATCTCTCCAATGGAAGGTGTAGGACCTCATCAATTAAATATTCCGAGTATTGAAAAGAAGTTGCAGAAGGGTCAGGCAAAAGAATTTATTTTTGCTTTGAGTGCTACGATGGAAGGTGATACGACCGCTTACTATATTTATAAAAAATTCAAAAACTCAGGCATTCAGTTTTCTAGTATTGCCAGAGGGATTTCCGTAGGAGATGAATTGGAATATGCTGACGAAATTTCTTTGGGGAGATCAATTATTAACCGACTCCCATATAACGAAAAAGATTAA
- a CDS encoding glycosyltransferase family 2 protein translates to MTKKLSIIIVNYNVTQLLRNCLISIEKYVEDVDYEVIVIDNKSTDSSWGDLIPEFPKMKFIPSEKNEGFAIANNKAIRTAEGEYLLILNPDTELEGFYLNEILNFADSKSNFGCLGVRMHDANGNFLPESKRSVPDMFNSFEKLFTSFKKKNSKSYYRNDVGEFENAEVEVITGAFFLVKKEIYERVGGLDEKYFMYGEDIDLCYTLLKNGFKNYYYGKASILHHKGESTIKDEVYLERFYGAMQIFIDKYYRESKPLQYSFLKAGLKLRHKIELIKLK, encoded by the coding sequence ATGACTAAAAAGCTTTCGATCATTATCGTTAATTATAATGTGACTCAACTTCTGAGAAACTGTCTCATTTCTATTGAAAAATATGTGGAAGATGTCGATTATGAAGTTATTGTGATTGACAACAAATCTACCGACAGTTCTTGGGGCGACCTCATTCCTGAATTTCCAAAGATGAAATTTATTCCTTCAGAAAAAAACGAAGGTTTTGCGATTGCGAATAACAAAGCGATAAGAACTGCCGAAGGAGAGTATCTCTTAATTTTAAATCCGGATACTGAGCTGGAAGGTTTTTATTTAAATGAAATCTTAAATTTCGCTGATTCTAAAAGCAATTTCGGATGTTTAGGGGTAAGAATGCATGATGCTAACGGAAATTTCCTGCCAGAAAGCAAACGTTCGGTTCCTGATATGTTCAATTCTTTTGAAAAACTGTTTACCAGCTTTAAAAAGAAAAATTCAAAATCTTATTACCGAAATGATGTGGGAGAATTTGAAAATGCTGAAGTAGAAGTAATCACCGGAGCATTTTTCCTTGTTAAAAAAGAAATTTATGAAAGAGTGGGAGGGCTTGATGAAAAGTATTTTATGTACGGCGAAGACATTGATTTGTGCTACACTTTATTGAAAAACGGATTCAAAAATTATTACTACGGAAAAGCTTCCATCCTTCACCACAAAGGCGAAAGTACAATAAAAGATGAGGTTTATCTAGAAAGGTTTTACGGTGCAATGCAGATTTTTATTGATAAATATTACAGAGAAAGTAAACCTTTGCAATATTCGTTTTTAAAAGCGGGCTTGAAATTAAGACACAAAATAGAACTCATCAAACTCAAATAA
- the secG gene encoding preprotein translocase subunit SecG yields the protein MDTIFTLLMVLIMIASILLVIVVMAQNPKGGGLSSTFGGASSAQFGVQRTNDFMEKSTWTLGTVIIVLILISVVVTGKPKQSAPAVPPMPKTEVPAKQTAPASKTTAPVSVPATK from the coding sequence ATGGATACTATATTTACACTATTGATGGTTCTTATTATGATTGCCAGCATTTTATTGGTAATCGTTGTTATGGCTCAAAACCCCAAAGGTGGAGGTCTTTCAAGTACATTCGGAGGTGCATCTTCTGCACAGTTCGGAGTACAAAGAACTAACGACTTTATGGAGAAGTCAACCTGGACTTTAGGAACGGTGATCATCGTTCTTATATTAATCAGCGTTGTTGTTACAGGGAAACCTAAACAATCAGCACCAGCAGTTCCACCTATGCCAAAAACTGAAGTTCCGGCTAAACAAACAGCACCAGCTTCTAAAACTACAGCTCCGGTAAGTGTTCCGGCAACTAAATAA